The following are encoded in a window of Thermodesulfobacterium geofontis OPF15 genomic DNA:
- a CDS encoding GumC family protein yields the protein MNEEIKKIEEDEINLIDLFLVLAKRKSLIIGITLTVAIITAIISLIIPPIYKAETKFLPPQQSSLTASQLLSQTVEQMTGIAPEMLGVKSISDLYAEILKSNTILDGIIDKFDLMKVYDVSYRVDARKKLLSNIEVSVDKKSGIIKLSVYDKDPKRAADMANAFVEELKNLTKNLGITEASKRRIYFEERLKEVKEELAKAEEDMKRFQEKTGTVSVEEQAKAVIGSIANLRAQIAAKEAEIKAMKTYATPNNPELKRAEEALKTLRAELSRLEAKGGSNPNPLIPTQRFPEVSKEYLRKMRDLKFYEDLYGFLLKAYEAAKLDEAKDAPVIAVIDKATPPERKAKPKRTIMVLVATISAFFFSIFIAFFKEYIEKINQDPEQKQKIETIKNYLNFSFNFKKINFKRKIFNKS from the coding sequence ATGAATGAAGAAATAAAAAAAATTGAAGAAGATGAAATAAACCTTATTGATTTATTTTTAGTTCTTGCTAAAAGAAAATCTCTTATAATAGGGATTACCTTAACAGTTGCCATTATTACAGCTATTATAAGTCTTATAATCCCACCTATCTATAAAGCAGAAACAAAATTTCTCCCTCCTCAACAATCAAGTTTAACTGCTTCTCAATTACTTTCTCAAACAGTAGAGCAAATGACTGGAATTGCTCCTGAAATGTTAGGGGTAAAGAGTATTTCTGATCTTTATGCAGAGATTCTTAAAAGTAATACAATCCTTGACGGAATAATTGATAAATTTGATCTAATGAAGGTTTATGATGTTAGTTACAGGGTTGATGCAAGAAAAAAACTTCTTAGCAATATTGAAGTATCAGTTGATAAAAAAAGCGGTATTATTAAACTTTCTGTATATGATAAAGATCCAAAGAGAGCAGCTGATATGGCAAATGCTTTTGTAGAAGAATTAAAAAATTTGACTAAAAATTTAGGAATAACTGAGGCATCGAAGAGAAGAATTTATTTTGAAGAGCGATTAAAAGAAGTAAAGGAAGAACTTGCAAAGGCAGAAGAAGATATGAAAAGATTCCAAGAAAAGACTGGTACCGTAAGTGTTGAAGAGCAGGCAAAAGCAGTAATAGGTTCAATAGCAAATTTGAGGGCTCAAATAGCAGCAAAGGAGGCTGAAATAAAAGCAATGAAAACATATGCAACACCTAATAATCCTGAACTAAAAAGAGCAGAAGAAGCTTTAAAAACATTAAGAGCTGAACTTTCAAGACTTGAAGCTAAAGGTGGAAGCAATCCAAATCCACTTATACCAACTCAAAGGTTTCCAGAAGTAAGTAAAGAATATTTAAGAAAAATGAGAGATTTAAAATTTTATGAAGACCTATATGGATTTCTTTTAAAAGCTTATGAAGCAGCAAAACTTGATGAAGCAAAAGATGCACCAGTAATTGCAGTTATTGATAAAGCAACCCCACCTGAAAGAAAAGCTAAACCTAAAAGAACTATTATGGTTCTTGTTGCAACTATTTCAGCCTTCTTTTTCTCTATTTTTATTGCCTTTTTTAAAGAATATATAGAAAAGATAAACCAAGACCCAGAACAAAAGCAAAAGATTGAAACAATAAAAAATTACCTTAATTTTAGCTTTAATTTTAAGAAAATTAATTTTAAGAGAAAGATTTTTAATAAGAGTTGA
- a CDS encoding rod shape-determining protein → MLSKIFNWLSKDLAIDLGTANTSIYLKGKGIILTEPSVVTVKEDGRYKRVLAVGEEAKRMLGKTPGNIKAIRPLREGVIADFEVTEAMIKYFIQKVYNRGYFLKPRVIISVPSGTTQVERRAVKESAEGAGAREVYLIEEPMAAAIGAGLPITEPVANMIVDIGGGTTEVAVISLGGIVVSHSIKVAGDKIDEAICHYIKRKYSLLIGEATAEQIKIAIGNVLPEEPYETMEIKGRDLVTGIPKTITINSKEVQEAIKEPVDLILQAIKQVLEETPPELAADIVDRGIVLSGGGALLRNLDKLIAKETGLEVKVTENPLFCVALGAGKALDEIDIFKEVMAEV, encoded by the coding sequence ATGTTATCTAAAATTTTTAATTGGCTTTCTAAGGATTTAGCTATAGATCTTGGGACAGCAAATACTTCAATTTATTTAAAAGGAAAGGGGATAATTCTTACTGAGCCTTCGGTAGTAACTGTAAAAGAAGATGGGAGATATAAAAGAGTTCTTGCTGTAGGAGAAGAAGCAAAAAGAATGCTTGGGAAAACCCCGGGGAACATTAAAGCTATAAGACCCTTAAGAGAAGGGGTTATTGCTGATTTTGAAGTTACTGAAGCTATGATAAAGTATTTTATCCAGAAGGTTTACAATAGAGGATATTTTCTTAAACCAAGAGTGATTATAAGTGTTCCCTCTGGAACTACTCAAGTTGAAAGAAGAGCAGTTAAAGAAAGTGCTGAAGGAGCTGGAGCAAGAGAGGTTTATTTAATTGAAGAACCCATGGCTGCAGCTATAGGTGCAGGGCTTCCTATTACAGAACCTGTAGCAAATATGATTGTAGATATTGGTGGTGGGACAACTGAGGTTGCTGTTATTTCCTTAGGTGGAATTGTAGTGAGCCATTCTATAAAGGTCGCTGGAGATAAAATAGATGAAGCTATCTGTCATTATATTAAAAGAAAATACAGTCTTCTTATTGGAGAAGCAACTGCTGAACAAATAAAAATCGCTATAGGTAATGTTTTACCAGAGGAACCTTATGAAACTATGGAAATAAAAGGAAGAGACTTAGTTACAGGAATTCCTAAAACTATTACTATAAATTCTAAAGAAGTTCAAGAAGCTATAAAAGAACCTGTAGATTTAATTTTACAAGCAATCAAACAAGTACTTGAAGAAACTCCTCCTGAATTAGCTGCAGACATAGTTGATAGAGGAATAGTTCTTTCAGGAGGAGGAGCCCTTCTTAGAAATCTTGATAAATTAATTGCCAAAGAAACAGGATTAGAAGTAAAAGTAACAGAAAATCCTTTATTTTGTGTAGCACTTGGAGCAGGAAAAGCCCTTGATGAAATTGATATTTTTAAAGAAGTTATGGCTGAGGTTTAG
- a CDS encoding SLBB domain-containing protein: MRKAKYFNLLTLLINLIFLISQSITFAQGIQIFPLTSYPFIQNQQLQTQQTLPQIQQTLPQTSTQNQLTPQLFFQTSLTQPQVLQPYQLPEEASDFEQYVSEKIIITDTQLEVLKKWDDISFSHTSTPPSGKIAVPVKVVKYVDRQGILTPLEIDAGFLIGTSQAITTAFKTLGIKNSVVISTDLKQFGYDFFRQPPSTFAPVDKIPVSPEYVIGPGDEIRVSLWGSIEGNFVSVVDRDGNINLPKVGTIYVAGLTFKELKEVLNREFSKYFKNFEMNISMGQLKTIKVYVVGNAKAPGAYSVSSLSTLINALFEAGGPSKTGSMRDIQVKRNGKTIVHFDMYEFLLKGDKTKDIRLMPEDVIFIPPAGPLVAIAGSVKVPAIYELKDEKTVGDLIKLAGGLTEIAFKGRVQIERVIDNIRQIVFEADLESALNYELKKGDIVKVFPIFPDKRFVRIYGAIQRPGEYGFKEGMTVRELIMMAGGFKYYAYTEKAELTRVTPTPQGPKTEKIIFSPEKALKEDPEHNIKLQQDDYIFIRTVPEWELYKTVTIAGEVKFPGTYTIKKGEKLSSLIERAGGFTDKAYLRGAIFIRPSVKEIQQRQIDEMIDRLERELLSISSASIAGALTAEEAKILQVETEQKRQFIQRLRQLRALGRMVVKIDEPEKLKGTPFDIELEDGDYIYIPQKPATIQVIGSVFNQGAFIYDKNKTLSDYIELAGSYTQNADKKNVFVLKVDGSAVRPNKGLFGLKWSKSLYRWEYNLELEPGDTIVVPEKLVRIAWLREIKDITEIIFHMAVTAGVLIAAGK; encoded by the coding sequence ATGAGAAAAGCAAAATATTTCAATCTTTTAACTTTATTAATAAATTTAATATTTTTAATTTCCCAAAGTATTACATTTGCACAAGGTATTCAAATATTTCCGTTAACATCTTATCCATTTATTCAAAATCAGCAACTACAAACCCAACAAACATTACCTCAAATACAACAAACATTACCTCAAACATCAACACAAAACCAATTGACACCTCAACTTTTTTTTCAAACAAGTTTAACACAACCTCAGGTATTACAACCCTACCAATTACCTGAAGAAGCTTCAGATTTTGAACAATATGTTTCTGAAAAAATAATAATTACTGATACTCAATTGGAGGTTCTTAAAAAATGGGATGATATCAGTTTTTCTCACACCTCAACACCTCCATCTGGCAAAATTGCAGTTCCAGTAAAGGTTGTTAAATATGTTGATAGACAAGGAATTTTGACTCCATTAGAAATAGATGCAGGATTTTTAATTGGAACTTCACAAGCAATAACTACTGCATTTAAAACCTTAGGAATTAAAAATTCTGTAGTAATTTCTACTGATCTTAAACAATTTGGTTATGACTTTTTTAGACAACCGCCTTCAACATTTGCTCCTGTTGATAAAATTCCTGTCTCACCAGAGTATGTAATTGGTCCGGGTGACGAAATAAGGGTATCTTTATGGGGAAGTATTGAAGGTAATTTTGTTTCTGTAGTTGATAGAGATGGAAATATTAATCTTCCAAAAGTAGGTACTATTTATGTTGCTGGTCTTACATTTAAAGAATTAAAAGAAGTTCTTAATAGAGAATTTTCAAAATATTTTAAAAATTTTGAAATGAATATAAGTATGGGACAACTCAAAACAATAAAGGTATACGTAGTTGGGAATGCAAAAGCTCCAGGGGCTTATTCAGTTTCATCTCTTTCTACTCTTATAAATGCCCTTTTTGAAGCAGGAGGACCAAGTAAAACAGGTTCAATGAGAGATATACAGGTAAAAAGAAACGGAAAAACAATTGTTCATTTTGATATGTATGAATTTCTTCTTAAAGGTGATAAAACTAAAGATATTAGGCTTATGCCAGAGGATGTTATTTTCATTCCACCTGCTGGACCGCTTGTAGCAATAGCAGGAAGTGTAAAAGTACCAGCTATATATGAATTAAAAGATGAAAAAACAGTAGGAGATCTTATAAAGCTTGCAGGTGGGTTAACTGAAATAGCATTTAAAGGGAGAGTCCAAATAGAAAGAGTTATTGATAATATAAGACAAATAGTTTTTGAAGCTGACCTTGAATCAGCTTTAAATTATGAACTTAAAAAAGGAGATATAGTAAAAGTTTTCCCAATTTTCCCAGATAAAAGGTTTGTAAGAATTTATGGAGCTATTCAAAGACCAGGTGAGTACGGATTTAAAGAAGGAATGACAGTTCGTGAACTTATAATGATGGCAGGTGGATTTAAATATTATGCCTATACAGAAAAAGCTGAACTTACAAGGGTTACCCCTACCCCACAAGGTCCAAAAACAGAAAAAATTATTTTTTCACCAGAAAAAGCTCTTAAGGAAGATCCAGAACATAACATTAAACTTCAACAAGATGATTATATCTTTATAAGAACTGTTCCTGAATGGGAACTTTATAAAACTGTTACTATAGCAGGAGAAGTTAAATTCCCCGGAACCTATACAATCAAAAAAGGTGAAAAACTTTCAAGTCTTATTGAAAGAGCAGGTGGATTTACTGATAAAGCTTATTTAAGAGGTGCTATTTTTATAAGACCATCTGTAAAAGAAATTCAACAAAGACAAATAGATGAAATGATTGATAGGCTTGAGCGAGAACTTTTAAGTATAAGTTCTGCATCAATTGCAGGAGCTTTAACAGCTGAAGAGGCAAAAATTTTGCAAGTTGAGACAGAACAAAAAAGACAATTTATACAAAGATTAAGACAACTCAGAGCCTTAGGAAGAATGGTTGTTAAAATTGATGAACCTGAGAAATTAAAAGGCACCCCTTTTGATATAGAACTTGAAGACGGAGATTATATTTATATACCTCAAAAACCTGCAACAATTCAGGTAATAGGTTCAGTTTTTAATCAAGGGGCTTTTATCTACGATAAAAATAAAACACTTTCAGATTATATTGAACTTGCTGGTAGCTATACACAAAATGCCGATAAGAAAAATGTATTTGTTCTTAAAGTAGATGGTTCTGCAGTAAGACCTAATAAAGGTCTTTTTGGTTTAAAATGGAGCAAATCTCTTTATAGATGGGAATATAATTTAGAACTTGAACCAGGTGATACAATAGTTGTTCCTGAAAAACTTGTAAGAATTGCCTGGTTAAGAGAAATAAAAGATATTACCGAAATAATCTTCCACATGGCAGTTACAGCAGGAGTGTTGATTGCTGCTGGTAAGTAA
- a CDS encoding DUF429 domain-containing protein — translation MFYFLGIDIAGSKNTWVIALKNEDKILKLCPLLSLETPSFPSYIEDFSLIINFCKKNKVLAVSIDAPLSFSFKDKKGLRISDKALKELLPKKARSWVVSYHTLMAVPIRALLLSEALSPFCGTIIETHPRASFYFCLPENKKELAFIYKKSLPEDEKNFLIEWLKEKFNLSIDFEFNLTEGILDAIMCALACYFYHRMPEKLIFLPGEEALKGFGPFVVISF, via the coding sequence ATGTTTTATTTCTTAGGCATAGATATAGCTGGGAGTAAAAATACCTGGGTTATAGCTTTAAAAAATGAGGATAAGATTTTAAAATTATGTCCTTTGCTATCTTTAGAAACACCCTCTTTCCCTTCTTATATTGAGGATTTTTCTTTAATAATAAATTTTTGTAAAAAAAACAAGGTTTTAGCAGTAAGTATTGATGCACCTTTAAGTTTTTCTTTTAAAGATAAAAAGGGACTTAGAATCTCGGATAAAGCTTTAAAAGAGCTTCTCCCGAAAAAGGCAAGATCCTGGGTAGTTTCTTATCATACCCTTATGGCTGTTCCTATAAGAGCACTTCTCCTTAGTGAAGCTTTATCTCCCTTTTGTGGAACTATTATAGAAACTCATCCAAGAGCAAGTTTTTATTTTTGTCTGCCTGAAAATAAAAAAGAACTTGCCTTTATTTATAAAAAAAGTTTACCAGAAGATGAAAAAAACTTTTTAATTGAATGGTTAAAAGAAAAATTTAACTTAAGCATAGATTTTGAATTTAATTTAACAGAAGGGATTTTAGATGCTATAATGTGTGCTTTAGCTTGTTACTTTTATCATAGAATGCCGGAAAAACTTATATTTCTTCCTGGAGAAGAAGCTCTTAAAGGTTTTGGGCCTTTTGTGGTTATATCCTTTTAA
- the folK gene encoding 2-amino-4-hydroxy-6-hydroxymethyldihydropteridine diphosphokinase: MKGSNSKIFYPATLNKVILSLGSNLGNREKNLKKACQALKKLPLRIIKSSKIYETKPWGFESSNLFLNMVLLGETPLSPWALILEIKKIEAKMGRKLRKEKLYEDRIIDIDIIFYENLVISSESLTIPHPHMHKREFVMLPSLEIAPSFLHPIFKKSIAELYEEYKTIKDKL; this comes from the coding sequence ATTAAAGGAAGCAATTCAAAGATTTTCTATCCTGCAACTTTAAATAAAGTTATTTTAAGTTTAGGAAGTAACTTAGGTAATAGAGAAAAAAATTTGAAAAAAGCCTGCCAAGCTTTAAAAAAGCTACCTCTTAGAATAATAAAATCTTCTAAAATCTACGAAACTAAACCCTGGGGATTTGAAAGCTCTAATTTATTTTTAAATATGGTTTTACTTGGAGAGACCCCTCTTTCTCCTTGGGCTTTAATTTTAGAAATTAAAAAAATAGAGGCTAAAATGGGAAGAAAATTGAGAAAAGAAAAATTATACGAAGACAGAATTATAGATATAGACATAATTTTTTATGAAAATCTGGTAATAAGCTCAGAAAGCCTTACTATTCCTCATCCTCATATGCATAAAAGGGAATTTGTAATGCTACCTTCTTTAGAAATTGCTCCCTCCTTTCTTCATCCAATTTTTAAAAAATCTATAGCAGAACTTTATGAAGAATACAAAACTATAAAGGATAAGTTATGA
- a CDS encoding geranylgeranyl reductase family protein, translating to MKEVRKIYDVIVIGGGPAGLYTAKILGEAGLDVLVLEEKEEIGKNILCTGIVSKEFFEKFDISKDSIIREIRTVKLISPFGTSILYTHSSPLAYVIDRGKFDTTLFIDAKSKGVEFRFSYKVFDINILRNGVEVITQNLKDFQVEKFKGKMIILATGFRIRLCKKLGLDYPVNFLKGAQKKVKLKEDFVTIITGSSISKGGFGWIVPEKENFARVGLITEGSPREGFKNLAKSYLFTEDLEEVRYKPIAQGLVSKTFGERIISVGECAGQVKTTTGGGIYFGLICAEIAGEEVLKAFKKGDFSSERLSSYDKKWKSKIGNEIKRGYFLRKMWGKLTDEQIEKLFTMVKSDGFIDYISKKLKFDWHSLTLIKILQRKEIREVFFQLFNSY from the coding sequence ATGAAGGAAGTAAGAAAGATATATGATGTAATTGTTATAGGAGGAGGACCTGCAGGTCTTTATACTGCTAAAATTCTTGGAGAAGCTGGATTAGATGTTTTAGTTTTAGAAGAAAAAGAAGAAATTGGGAAAAATATATTATGCACAGGGATAGTTAGCAAAGAATTTTTCGAAAAATTTGATATCTCAAAAGATTCAATTATAAGGGAAATTAGAACTGTTAAATTAATTTCTCCCTTTGGGACCTCAATCCTTTATACTCACTCATCACCCCTTGCTTATGTTATAGATAGAGGAAAATTTGATACCACCCTTTTTATAGATGCTAAATCAAAGGGAGTAGAATTTAGATTTTCTTACAAAGTATTTGATATAAATATTTTAAGAAACGGAGTAGAAGTAATTACCCAAAATTTGAAAGATTTTCAAGTTGAAAAATTTAAAGGCAAAATGATAATACTTGCAACAGGTTTTAGAATAAGGCTTTGTAAAAAACTTGGACTTGATTATCCTGTTAATTTTTTAAAAGGTGCTCAAAAGAAGGTAAAGTTAAAAGAAGATTTTGTTACCATAATAACTGGTTCTTCAATTTCTAAAGGAGGTTTTGGGTGGATTGTTCCTGAAAAAGAAAATTTTGCTCGAGTTGGGCTTATAACAGAGGGTTCTCCGAGAGAGGGGTTTAAAAATCTGGCAAAAAGTTATTTATTTACTGAAGATTTAGAAGAAGTCAGATATAAACCTATTGCACAAGGACTTGTTTCTAAAACTTTTGGTGAGAGAATAATTTCAGTTGGAGAATGTGCAGGACAAGTTAAAACAACTACGGGAGGAGGGATTTATTTTGGACTAATTTGTGCAGAGATTGCAGGAGAAGAGGTGTTAAAAGCTTTTAAAAAAGGAGATTTTAGCTCTGAAAGACTAAGTTCATATGATAAAAAATGGAAAAGCAAAATCGGAAATGAAATAAAAAGAGGCTACTTTTTAAGAAAAATGTGGGGAAAACTCACAGATGAGCAAATTGAAAAGCTATTTACTATGGTAAAATCAGATGGTTTTATAGATTACATCAGTAAAAAATTAAAATTTGACTGGCATTCTTTAACACTCATAAAGATACTCCAAAGAAAAGAGATAAGAGAAGTCTTTTTTCAACTTTTCAACTCTTATTAA
- a CDS encoding sugar transferase yields the protein MKRYFIFKRLFDIFLASIGLILSLPLWLIIAIAIKLEDGGPIFYSQERVGKDGKIFRILKFRSMIPDAEKQASVAWTFENDPRITKVGRFLRRTALDELPSLLSILKGDMSFVGPRALAVEEQKFLEKKIPGFEKRLAVCPGLTGLSQVYNPEDDPYKKLKYDLEYIEKMSFWLDIKLILLSFYNTFTLRWDKRIGKKRQE from the coding sequence GTGAAAAGATATTTCATATTTAAGAGACTTTTTGATATATTTTTAGCATCTATTGGGCTTATTCTTTCTTTACCACTTTGGCTTATTATTGCTATCGCAATTAAATTAGAAGATGGTGGCCCTATTTTTTATTCTCAAGAGAGAGTAGGTAAAGATGGTAAAATATTTCGGATTTTAAAATTTCGCTCAATGATACCTGATGCTGAGAAACAAGCTTCAGTGGCGTGGACATTTGAGAATGATCCTCGAATAACTAAAGTTGGGAGATTTCTTCGTCGCACTGCCTTAGATGAATTGCCAAGTTTACTAAGTATACTCAAAGGAGATATGAGTTTTGTTGGACCAAGAGCTCTGGCAGTTGAGGAGCAAAAGTTTCTTGAAAAAAAGATACCAGGCTTTGAAAAAAGACTTGCAGTTTGCCCTGGACTTACCGGTCTTTCCCAAGTTTACAACCCAGAAGATGATCCTTATAAAAAATTAAAATACGACTTAGAATACATAGAGAAAATGAGTTTTTGGCTTGATATAAAACTAATTTTACTTTCTTTTTATAATACCTTTACGCTTCGCTGGGATAAAAGGATTGGTAAGAAAAGACAAGAATAA
- a CDS encoding YHS domain-containing protein, translating to MKYLIFIAFLIFVYWYFSKRKKKLSYNKSKELYEEFVFDENCQTYVKKDSAIKVEFEGKDYYFCSKKCLYEFLQKTSKPQP from the coding sequence ATGAAATATTTAATTTTTATAGCTTTTTTAATTTTTGTTTACTGGTATTTTTCAAAGAGAAAGAAAAAACTTTCTTACAATAAATCTAAGGAACTTTATGAAGAATTTGTTTTTGATGAGAATTGTCAGACCTATGTGAAAAAAGATTCCGCAATAAAAGTAGAATTTGAAGGAAAAGACTACTATTTTTGCTCAAAGAAATGTTTATATGAATTTTTACAGAAAACTTCTAAACCTCAGCCATAA
- a CDS encoding coiled-coil domain-containing protein, translated as MQVIPIDLYESLEELDPKTKAVILKLIKYWGEIVRREDFLDLNEEVKKLTKTVAELAEAQKSAEERLTRLEKTVAELAEAQKSAEERLTRLKKTVAELAEAQKRTEEKLEKLIDEHRKTREQLGGLAHSIGYFIENEAYKYLPALLQRDFNIKIEGRLIRDYIEVALNKYEEINIYGKGKINGKSVVILGEAKSQLKKSDIDNFLKKVEKISKFFPEEKVLICVTHQTSPQIRKYAESKGIKLYFTYEFY; from the coding sequence ATGCAAGTTATTCCGATAGACCTTTACGAAAGTTTAGAAGAGTTAGACCCCAAAACAAAAGCTGTTATTCTTAAGTTAATAAAATACTGGGGAGAGATTGTAAGAAGGGAAGATTTTTTAGATCTAAATGAAGAAGTTAAAAAACTTACAAAAACAGTTGCAGAACTTGCCGAGGCTCAAAAATCAGCAGAAGAAAGATTAACAAGACTTGAAAAAACAGTTGCAGAACTCGCTGAGGCTCAAAAATCAGCAGAAGAAAGATTAACAAGGCTTAAAAAAACAGTTGCAGAACTTGCCGAGGCTCAAAAAAGAACCGAAGAAAAATTAGAAAAGCTTATAGATGAACATAGAAAGACAAGAGAACAGCTTGGTGGTTTAGCTCATAGTATTGGATATTTTATAGAAAATGAGGCTTATAAATATCTTCCTGCACTTCTTCAAAGAGATTTTAATATAAAAATAGAAGGAAGACTAATAAGAGACTATATAGAAGTTGCACTTAATAAATATGAGGAGATAAACATTTATGGCAAAGGCAAAATTAACGGAAAATCTGTAGTAATTTTAGGTGAAGCTAAAAGTCAGCTTAAAAAGTCAGATATAGATAATTTCCTTAAAAAAGTTGAAAAAATAAGCAAATTCTTTCCTGAAGAAAAGGTCCTTATTTGTGTAACTCATCAAACATCTCCTCAGATAAGGAAATATGCTGAAAGCAAAGGAATTAAACTCTATTTTACTTATGAATTTTATTAA
- a CDS encoding capsule assembly Wzi family protein, which translates to MLLVSKIVLAIFISFIIVSNSFAEEYLPIDDEAYFFLQRLEAEGIIQSGLLSTKPLSRKEIARLIKEAEENSKDKSLYIKSIVKKLKERFNEEFRKVDFIKPVDSIYTKYFYQDINLQSLNYNNDGDKLEKGSNLRIGFETRAKLDNISYYLNPELRTSDSKDCLIIKRGYLVLGFDGIDIRVGKDSQWWGPGVHGSILLSNNAPPFTMINITNPMPTLLPSFLKYLGPFKFNFFVTRLEEDRDIPEPYLWGLRINFKPTPYTEISFERTALLGGKGRSESLRTWFYSFTGKGENVAGVEAGDQRAGGDIKITIPWKRQPFQAYFSADGEDEAGGLPYKWAYLYGIYLPRIGNIEELSLRLEYAKTSPVWYIHHIYTSGYTYKGWIIGHHMGRDSNDLYLELTYLSPDIGKFSIFYDREKYNITNSKKTEVGLNFSVRIKKFDFNLKYTKARFEEIPVKNGELLNFGIKYNF; encoded by the coding sequence TTGCTGCTGGTAAGTAAAATCGTCCTTGCGATTTTTATTAGCTTTATTATTGTTTCAAACTCCTTTGCAGAAGAATATCTCCCTATTGATGATGAAGCCTATTTTTTTCTTCAAAGGCTTGAGGCAGAAGGTATAATTCAAAGTGGGCTCCTTTCAACAAAACCATTGAGCAGAAAAGAAATTGCAAGACTTATAAAAGAAGCTGAAGAAAATTCAAAAGATAAAAGTTTATATATAAAATCGATTGTAAAAAAACTTAAAGAAAGATTTAATGAAGAATTCAGAAAAGTTGATTTTATTAAACCAGTCGATTCAATATATACAAAATATTTTTACCAAGACATAAATCTACAATCACTTAATTATAATAATGATGGTGATAAATTAGAGAAAGGTTCAAACTTAAGAATAGGATTTGAAACAAGGGCTAAATTAGATAATATTTCATATTATCTTAATCCTGAATTAAGAACTTCAGACAGTAAAGATTGTTTAATTATAAAAAGAGGTTATTTGGTTTTAGGTTTTGATGGAATTGATATCAGAGTTGGGAAGGATTCACAATGGTGGGGACCTGGTGTTCATGGAAGTATTCTTTTATCAAATAATGCTCCACCTTTTACTATGATAAATATTACAAATCCTATGCCAACTCTTCTTCCGTCTTTTTTAAAATATCTTGGGCCTTTTAAGTTTAATTTTTTTGTAACAAGACTTGAAGAAGATAGAGATATACCAGAACCTTATTTGTGGGGCTTAAGAATTAATTTTAAACCTACTCCTTATACTGAAATTTCTTTTGAAAGAACAGCACTTCTTGGAGGAAAGGGAAGATCTGAAAGTTTAAGAACATGGTTTTATAGTTTTACAGGAAAAGGTGAAAATGTTGCAGGTGTTGAAGCTGGCGATCAAAGAGCAGGGGGTGATATTAAAATAACTATTCCCTGGAAAAGACAGCCTTTTCAAGCTTATTTTTCTGCAGATGGAGAAGATGAGGCAGGAGGACTTCCTTATAAATGGGCATATCTTTATGGAATTTACTTACCAAGAATAGGAAATATTGAAGAATTAAGTTTGAGATTAGAATATGCAAAAACTTCCCCAGTTTGGTATATACATCATATTTATACAAGTGGATACACTTATAAAGGATGGATTATCGGCCATCATATGGGAAGAGACTCAAATGATCTTTATCTTGAATTAACTTACCTTTCTCCTGATATTGGTAAATTTTCCATTTTTTATGATAGAGAAAAATATAATATTACAAATAGTAAAAAAACTGAAGTAGGATTAAATTTTAGCGTAAGGATAAAAAAATTTGATTTTAATCTAAAATATACTAAAGCTCGGTTTGAAGAAATTCCTGTTAAAAATGGAGAACTTTTAAATTTTGGCATAAAATATAATTTTTGA